In Cicer arietinum cultivar CDC Frontier isolate Library 1 chromosome 7, Cicar.CDCFrontier_v2.0, whole genome shotgun sequence, a single window of DNA contains:
- the LOC101512524 gene encoding protein ENHANCED DOWNY MILDEW 2-like isoform X1: MASSDEEGEIVPNYVDCYWFENDKAEFVSFFSLTLLWSINEVECDSETKVFLRGTTDNGLQKIHKHITGWRFELSSGQPKISVLSREKYWITLQKPRKCFETMIRTVLVTVYWLHFVKWNPEESRISIWNKMSKEFSSYDVSPSESDVLNHMTLIRDAAKRDTDLTKSKYLFNFIEKTCSKEGFLEQDIYTTKKLKFVVDSEEEEEEQNDKSDGELNVDEEQNIGYDTVCAICDNGGEVLPCEGRCLRSFHATIEAGKDSYCASLGYTITQVNAFPNFYCENCKYKKHQCFACGKLGSSDESSNAEVFPCVTANCGHYYHLECAAKLLNPGIDIEQMEMRKRIATDKTFVCPLHICSLCKQGENRNVHDLQFAMCRRCPKAYHRKCLPKEISFTFDYLMGIEQRAWDNLLDKRILMYCLDHEIVMELGTPARNHLIFPDKEVKRKISSYNLLQKEKVDISSRKSFEDLPPNKTLVPKLIIKQKVGLQSNGSSKVMVKIRSKPDTNLSTGPVELDRTRKYMKVETTSASNRPLPNSENGKPFKNDNLQCSQRLLEARPQQQKSVSRIEETRLAKPLVKKVKISPEVWNANMEKRILFLMEEATSASNLEEFKKNRQVFSTSSCFTQTVFDKTLTQGKVEGSVKAIKIALQKLNEGCSIEEAKAICDPEIIRQIFIWQKQLKVYLAPFLHGMRYTSFGRHFTKIDKLKEIVDRLHWYVKSGDTVLDFCCGANDFSCLMKSKLEQTGKLCSYKNYDLIQAKNDFNFEKRDWMSVKAEELPDGSQLIIGLNPPFGVKGSLANKFINKALTFKPKLLVLIVPKVTKRLDKKKGGYDLIWEDEEICSGKSFYLPGSVDIRDKQLEDWNLKPPPLYLWSRPDWTIRHMEIAHVHSHIKYVVCNNNNKGKEVTNYLLEENHDCYQNYQGLHAPDNFLSIFDGVPDDNGDIVLEHGAKSFP; this comes from the exons ATGGCATCATCAGATGAAGAGGGTGAGATTGTTCCgaattatgttgattgttattGGTTTGAAAACGATAAGGCGgagtttgtgtcattttttagtttgaCATTATTGTGGAGCATTAACGAGGTCGAATGTGACTCGGAAACGAAAGTGTTTCTGCGTGGTACAACTGATAACGGTCTCCAGAAAATTCACAAACATATAACAGGATGGAGATTTGAACTTTCCAGTGGTCAGCCTAAGATTTCAGTGCTTTCGAGGGAGAAATACTGGATAACACTTCAGAAACCAAGAAAATGCTTCGAAACTATGATTAGGACGGTCTTGGTCACAGTTTATTGGTTGCATTTTGTGAAATGGAATCCAGAGGAATCAAGAATATCGATTTGGAACAAAATGTCGAAGGAATTTAG TTCATATGATGTTTCACCATCTGAGAGTGATGTTCTAAATCATATGACATTGATTAGAGATGCTGCTAAAAGGGACACAGATTTAACAAAATCTAAG TATTTGTTTAATTTCATAGAAAAGACATGTTCAAAGGAAGGCTTCCTTGAG CAGGATATTTACACtacaaagaaattaaaatttgtagttGACTCAGAGGAAGAGGAGGAGGAGCAGAATGACAAATCTGACGGAGAACTCAACGTAGATGAAGAACAAAATATTGGCTACGATACTGTTTGTGCAATTTGTGATAATGGTGGTGAAGTACTTCC TTGTGAAGGAAGATGTCTGAGATCCTTCCATGCAACCATAGAGGCTGGAAAAGATTCATATTGTGCATCTCTTGGTTACACTATTACTCAAGTTAAT GCCTTTCCAAACTTCTATTGTGAAAATTGTAAATATAAGAAGCATCAATGCTTTGCATGTGGAAAATTGGGTTCATCTGATGAATCATCTAATGCAGAG GTATTTCCTTGTGTTACTGCAAATTGTGGTCACTATTACCATCTTGAATGCGCTGCAAAGCTACTCAACCCTGGCATTGACATCGAACAAATGGAAATGAGAAAGAGGATTGCCACCGATAAAACATTTGTCTGTCCACTTCATATATGTTCTCTATGCAAACAAGGTGAAAATAGAAATGTTCATGATTTGCAATTTGCGATGTGTAGACGCTGCCCCAAGGCATACCACAGGAAATGCTTGCCAAA ggaaatttctTTCACATTTGACTATCTGATGGGAATTGAGCAGAGGGCTTGGGATAATCTGCTTGACAAACGAATTTTGATGTATTGCTT GGATCATGAGATAGTTATGGAACTTGGAACTCCTGCTAGAAACCATCTGATATTTCCCGATAAGGAAGTCAAAAGGAAGATAAGCAGTTAcaatttattacaaaaagagAAGGTTGATATTTCATCTAGGAAAAGTTTCGAAGATCTTCCTCCTAACAAGACATTGGTGCCAAAGCTAATTATAAAGCAAAAAGTTGGTCTTCAAAGTAATGGTTCTTCAAAAGTTATGGTGAAAATACGCTCTAAGCCAGATACAAATTTGTCCACTGGACCAGTCGAGCTTGACAGGACTAGAAAATATATGAAGGTTGAAACGACATCTGCGTCAAATAGGCCCTTACCGAATTCTGAAAACGGAAAGCCTTTCAAAAATGATAACTTGCAGTGTAGTCAAAGACTTCTTGAAGCTAGACCACAACAGCAAAAATCCGTTAGTAGAATTGAAGAAACAAGGTTAGCGAAACCTTTGgtaaaaaaagtcaaaatttcACCGGAAGTTTGGAATGCAAATATGGAAAAACG aattttgtttttaatggaAGAAGCCACGTCTGCATCGAACTTGGAAGAATTTAAAAAGAACCGTCAAGTCTTCTCTACGAGTTCGTGTTTCACACAAACTGTATTTGATAAGACTCTTACTCAAGGAAAAGTTGAGGGTTCTGTTAAG GCTATTAAAATAGCTTTACAAAAGTTAAATGAAGGATGTAGTATTGAGGAAGCAAAAGCTATTTGTGACCCAGAAATCATTCGTCAGATTTTTATTTGGCAG AAGCAGCTCAAGGTCTATCTTGCACCTTTTCTTCATGGCATGCGATATACTTCATTTGGTCGCCATTTCACTAAAATAGACAAATTGAAGGAG ATTGTTGATAGGCTTCATTGGTATGTGAAAAGTGGTGACACG GTTTTGGACTTCTGTTGCGGTGCAAATGACTTCAGTTGTCTAATGAAATCAAAGCTTGAACAGACTGGGAAGCTATGTTCATATAAGAACTATGATTTAATCCAAGCTAAG AACGATTTCAACTTCGAAAAGAGAGATTGGATGAGTGTCAAGGCCGAGGAATTACCCGACGGTTCTCAGCTT ATCATAGGGCTGAATCCTCCTTTTGGGGTCAAGGGTTCTCTTGCTAACAAATTTATTAACAAGGCATTGACATTTAAGCCAAAACTCCTTGTACTTATTGTGCCAAAAGTAACAAAAAG ACTTGACAAAAAGAAAGGTGGATATGATTTAATTTGGGAGGATGAGGAGATATGTTCAGGAAAG TCATTTTATCTACCTGGTTCAGTCGATATCCGAGACAAGCAATTGGAAGACTGGAACTTGAAGCCGCCGCCTCTTTACCTTTGGAGTCGCCCTGATTGGACTATTAGGCACATGGAAATTGCTCATGTTCATAGCCACATCAAATATGTTGTgtgcaataataataataaaggaaaAGAAGTAACAAATTATCTTCTGGAGGAGAATCATGATTGTTATCAAAATTACCAAGGGTTACATGCACCTGATAATTTTTTAAGCATATTTGATGGTGTTCCCGATGATAATGGTGACATTGTACTAGAGCACGGTGCAAAAAGCTTTCCTTGA
- the LOC101512524 gene encoding protein ENHANCED DOWNY MILDEW 2-like isoform X2, whose product MASSDEEGEIVPNYVDCYWFENDKAEFVSFFSLTLLWSINEVECDSETKVFLRGTTDNGLQKIHKHITGWRFELSSGQPKISVLSREKYWITLQKPRKCFETMIRTVLVTVYWLHFVKWNPEESRISIWNKMSKEFSSYDVSPSESDVLNHMTLIRDAAKRDTDLTKSKYLFNFIEKTCSKEGFLEDIYTTKKLKFVVDSEEEEEEQNDKSDGELNVDEEQNIGYDTVCAICDNGGEVLPCEGRCLRSFHATIEAGKDSYCASLGYTITQVNAFPNFYCENCKYKKHQCFACGKLGSSDESSNAEVFPCVTANCGHYYHLECAAKLLNPGIDIEQMEMRKRIATDKTFVCPLHICSLCKQGENRNVHDLQFAMCRRCPKAYHRKCLPKEISFTFDYLMGIEQRAWDNLLDKRILMYCLDHEIVMELGTPARNHLIFPDKEVKRKISSYNLLQKEKVDISSRKSFEDLPPNKTLVPKLIIKQKVGLQSNGSSKVMVKIRSKPDTNLSTGPVELDRTRKYMKVETTSASNRPLPNSENGKPFKNDNLQCSQRLLEARPQQQKSVSRIEETRLAKPLVKKVKISPEVWNANMEKRILFLMEEATSASNLEEFKKNRQVFSTSSCFTQTVFDKTLTQGKVEGSVKAIKIALQKLNEGCSIEEAKAICDPEIIRQIFIWQKQLKVYLAPFLHGMRYTSFGRHFTKIDKLKEIVDRLHWYVKSGDTVLDFCCGANDFSCLMKSKLEQTGKLCSYKNYDLIQAKNDFNFEKRDWMSVKAEELPDGSQLIIGLNPPFGVKGSLANKFINKALTFKPKLLVLIVPKVTKRLDKKKGGYDLIWEDEEICSGKSFYLPGSVDIRDKQLEDWNLKPPPLYLWSRPDWTIRHMEIAHVHSHIKYVVCNNNNKGKEVTNYLLEENHDCYQNYQGLHAPDNFLSIFDGVPDDNGDIVLEHGAKSFP is encoded by the exons ATGGCATCATCAGATGAAGAGGGTGAGATTGTTCCgaattatgttgattgttattGGTTTGAAAACGATAAGGCGgagtttgtgtcattttttagtttgaCATTATTGTGGAGCATTAACGAGGTCGAATGTGACTCGGAAACGAAAGTGTTTCTGCGTGGTACAACTGATAACGGTCTCCAGAAAATTCACAAACATATAACAGGATGGAGATTTGAACTTTCCAGTGGTCAGCCTAAGATTTCAGTGCTTTCGAGGGAGAAATACTGGATAACACTTCAGAAACCAAGAAAATGCTTCGAAACTATGATTAGGACGGTCTTGGTCACAGTTTATTGGTTGCATTTTGTGAAATGGAATCCAGAGGAATCAAGAATATCGATTTGGAACAAAATGTCGAAGGAATTTAG TTCATATGATGTTTCACCATCTGAGAGTGATGTTCTAAATCATATGACATTGATTAGAGATGCTGCTAAAAGGGACACAGATTTAACAAAATCTAAG TATTTGTTTAATTTCATAGAAAAGACATGTTCAAAGGAAGGCTTCCTTGAG GATATTTACACtacaaagaaattaaaatttgtagttGACTCAGAGGAAGAGGAGGAGGAGCAGAATGACAAATCTGACGGAGAACTCAACGTAGATGAAGAACAAAATATTGGCTACGATACTGTTTGTGCAATTTGTGATAATGGTGGTGAAGTACTTCC TTGTGAAGGAAGATGTCTGAGATCCTTCCATGCAACCATAGAGGCTGGAAAAGATTCATATTGTGCATCTCTTGGTTACACTATTACTCAAGTTAAT GCCTTTCCAAACTTCTATTGTGAAAATTGTAAATATAAGAAGCATCAATGCTTTGCATGTGGAAAATTGGGTTCATCTGATGAATCATCTAATGCAGAG GTATTTCCTTGTGTTACTGCAAATTGTGGTCACTATTACCATCTTGAATGCGCTGCAAAGCTACTCAACCCTGGCATTGACATCGAACAAATGGAAATGAGAAAGAGGATTGCCACCGATAAAACATTTGTCTGTCCACTTCATATATGTTCTCTATGCAAACAAGGTGAAAATAGAAATGTTCATGATTTGCAATTTGCGATGTGTAGACGCTGCCCCAAGGCATACCACAGGAAATGCTTGCCAAA ggaaatttctTTCACATTTGACTATCTGATGGGAATTGAGCAGAGGGCTTGGGATAATCTGCTTGACAAACGAATTTTGATGTATTGCTT GGATCATGAGATAGTTATGGAACTTGGAACTCCTGCTAGAAACCATCTGATATTTCCCGATAAGGAAGTCAAAAGGAAGATAAGCAGTTAcaatttattacaaaaagagAAGGTTGATATTTCATCTAGGAAAAGTTTCGAAGATCTTCCTCCTAACAAGACATTGGTGCCAAAGCTAATTATAAAGCAAAAAGTTGGTCTTCAAAGTAATGGTTCTTCAAAAGTTATGGTGAAAATACGCTCTAAGCCAGATACAAATTTGTCCACTGGACCAGTCGAGCTTGACAGGACTAGAAAATATATGAAGGTTGAAACGACATCTGCGTCAAATAGGCCCTTACCGAATTCTGAAAACGGAAAGCCTTTCAAAAATGATAACTTGCAGTGTAGTCAAAGACTTCTTGAAGCTAGACCACAACAGCAAAAATCCGTTAGTAGAATTGAAGAAACAAGGTTAGCGAAACCTTTGgtaaaaaaagtcaaaatttcACCGGAAGTTTGGAATGCAAATATGGAAAAACG aattttgtttttaatggaAGAAGCCACGTCTGCATCGAACTTGGAAGAATTTAAAAAGAACCGTCAAGTCTTCTCTACGAGTTCGTGTTTCACACAAACTGTATTTGATAAGACTCTTACTCAAGGAAAAGTTGAGGGTTCTGTTAAG GCTATTAAAATAGCTTTACAAAAGTTAAATGAAGGATGTAGTATTGAGGAAGCAAAAGCTATTTGTGACCCAGAAATCATTCGTCAGATTTTTATTTGGCAG AAGCAGCTCAAGGTCTATCTTGCACCTTTTCTTCATGGCATGCGATATACTTCATTTGGTCGCCATTTCACTAAAATAGACAAATTGAAGGAG ATTGTTGATAGGCTTCATTGGTATGTGAAAAGTGGTGACACG GTTTTGGACTTCTGTTGCGGTGCAAATGACTTCAGTTGTCTAATGAAATCAAAGCTTGAACAGACTGGGAAGCTATGTTCATATAAGAACTATGATTTAATCCAAGCTAAG AACGATTTCAACTTCGAAAAGAGAGATTGGATGAGTGTCAAGGCCGAGGAATTACCCGACGGTTCTCAGCTT ATCATAGGGCTGAATCCTCCTTTTGGGGTCAAGGGTTCTCTTGCTAACAAATTTATTAACAAGGCATTGACATTTAAGCCAAAACTCCTTGTACTTATTGTGCCAAAAGTAACAAAAAG ACTTGACAAAAAGAAAGGTGGATATGATTTAATTTGGGAGGATGAGGAGATATGTTCAGGAAAG TCATTTTATCTACCTGGTTCAGTCGATATCCGAGACAAGCAATTGGAAGACTGGAACTTGAAGCCGCCGCCTCTTTACCTTTGGAGTCGCCCTGATTGGACTATTAGGCACATGGAAATTGCTCATGTTCATAGCCACATCAAATATGTTGTgtgcaataataataataaaggaaaAGAAGTAACAAATTATCTTCTGGAGGAGAATCATGATTGTTATCAAAATTACCAAGGGTTACATGCACCTGATAATTTTTTAAGCATATTTGATGGTGTTCCCGATGATAATGGTGACATTGTACTAGAGCACGGTGCAAAAAGCTTTCCTTGA